A portion of the Lolium rigidum isolate FL_2022 chromosome 1, APGP_CSIRO_Lrig_0.1, whole genome shotgun sequence genome contains these proteins:
- the LOC124683951 gene encoding protein GLUTAMINE DUMPER 6-like: MRPVREGAAVLVGVGGGEAASAAAGHAHPGLWRTPTPYLFLGFALMMGLIAVALLVLLCTRRKPSGSSRRGSGATAELVSARGAKMLPLDREPKVVVIMAGDQMPSFIASARPFAFGFATVADAGEQRKAEVA; encoded by the coding sequence ATGAGGCCGGTGAGGGAAGGCGCGGCGGTGCTGGTGGGCgtcggcggcggggaggcggcgTCGGCAGCGGCGGGGCACGCGCACCCGGGTCTGTGGAGGACGCCGACGCCTTACCTCTTCCTCGGCTTCGCGCTCATGATGGgcctcatcgcggtggcgctgctCGTGCTCCTCTGCACGCGCCGCAAGCCCTCCGGCTCGTCACGGCGCGGGAGCGGCGCCACTGCGGAGTTGGTGTCGGCGCGGGGAGCGAAGATGTTGCCGCTCGACCGGGAGCCAAAGGTGGTCGTCATCATGGCTGGGGACCAGATGCCGTCCTTCATCGCCAGCGCCAGGCCCTTCGCTTTCGGTTTCGCCACCGTCGCAGATGCCGGCGAGCAGCGCAAGGCGGAGGTGGCGTAG